In Sphingomonas sp. R1, a single genomic region encodes these proteins:
- the rpsT gene encoding 30S ribosomal protein S20: MANTPQAKKRIRRNDRRAEINGARVGRIRTFVKKVEAALTAGDKAAATEALAAAQPEIARGVAKGVLHKNTAARKFSRLNKRLQALA, from the coding sequence ATGGCGAATACGCCGCAAGCGAAGAAGCGCATCCGTCGCAACGACCGCCGCGCCGAGATCAACGGTGCACGCGTCGGCCGCATCCGTACCTTCGTCAAGAAGGTCGAAGCTGCGCTGACCGCCGGCGACAAGGCCGCTGCCACCGAAGCGCTCGCCGCTGCGCAGCCGGAAATCGCCCGTGGCGTCGCCAAGGGCGTGCTCCACAAGAACACGGCCGCGCGCAAGTTCTCGCGCCTCAACAAGCGTCTCCAGGCGCTCGCCTAA